One window from the genome of Canis lupus dingo isolate Sandy chromosome 15, ASM325472v2, whole genome shotgun sequence encodes:
- the SLC2A1 gene encoding LOW QUALITY PROTEIN: solute carrier family 2, facilitated glucose transporter member 1 (The sequence of the model RefSeq protein was modified relative to this genomic sequence to represent the inferred CDS: deleted 1 base in 1 codon) produces MEPGSKKLTGRLMLAVGGAVLGSLQFGYNTGVINAPQKVIEEFYNQTWIHRYQESISPTTLTTLWSLSVAIFSVGGMIGSFSVGLFVNRFGRRNSMLMMNLLAFVSSVLMGFSKLAKSFEMLILGRFIIGVYCGLTTGFVPMYVGEVSPTALRGALGTLHQLGIVVGILIAQVFGLDSIMGNEDLWPLLLSVIFIPALLQCVLLPLCPESPRFLLINRNEENRAKSVLKKLRGTADVTRDLQEMKEESRQMMREKKVTILELFRSPAYRQPILIAVVLQLSQQLSGINAVFYYSTSIFEKAGVQQPVYATIGSGIVNTAFTVVSLFVVERAGRRTLHLIGLAGMAGCAVLMTIALALLEQLPWMSYLSIVAIFGFVAFFEVGPGPIPWFIVAELFSQGPRPAAIAVAGFSNWTSNFIVGMCFQYVEQLCGPYVFIIFTVLLVLFFIFTYFKVPETKGRTFDEIASGFRQGGASQSDKTPEELFHPLGADSQV; encoded by the exons GTGATTGAGGAGTTCTACAACCAGACATGGATCCACCGCTATCAGGAGAGCATCTCCCCCACCACGCTCACCACGCTGTGGTCCCTCTCC GTAGCCATCTTCTCTGTAGGAGGCATGATCGGCTCCTTCTCTGTGGGCCTTTTTGTGAACCGCTTTGGCCG gcggAACTCCATGCTGATGATGAACCTGCTGGCCTTCGTGTCCTCTGTGCTCATGGGCTTCTCGAAACTGGCCAAGTCCTTTGAGATGCTGATCCTGGGCCGCTTCATCATTGGTGTGTACTGTGGCTTGACCACAGGCTTCGTGCCCATGTACGTGGGGGAGGTGTCCCCTACGGCCCTTCGCGGGGCCCTGGGCACCCTGCACCAGCTGGGCATCGTTGTTGGCATCCTCATTGCCCAG GTGTTCGGCCTGGACTCCATCATGGGCAACGAGGACCTGTGGCCCTTGCTGCTGAGCGTCATCTTCATCCCAGCCCTGCTGCAGTGCGTCCTGCTGCCCTTGTGCCCCGAGAGCCCCCGCTTCCTGCTCATCAACCGCAATGAGGAGAACCGGGCCAAGAGTG TGCTGAAGAAGCTGCGCGGGACGGCGGACGTGACCCGCGACCTGCAGGAGATGAAGGAGGAGAGTCGGCAGATGATGCGGGAGAAGAAGGTCACCATCCTGGAGCTGTTCCGCTCGCCCGCCTACCGCCAGCCCATCCTCATCGCCGTGGTGCTGCAGCTGTCCCAGCAGCTGTCGGGCATCAATGCT GTCTTCTATTACTCCACAAGCATCTTCGAGAAGGCGGGGGTGCAGCAGCCCGTGTATGCCACCATCGGCTCCGGCATCGTGAACACGGCCTTCACCGTGGTGTCG CTGTTCGTGGTGGAACGCGCCGGCCGGCGGACCCTGCACCTCATAGGCCTGGCTGGCATGGCGGGCTGTGCCGTGCTCATGACCATTGCGCTGGCGCTGCTG GAACAACTGCCCTGGATGTCGTATCTCAGCATCGTGGCCATCTTTGGCTTTGTGGCCTTCTTTGAAGTGGGCCCTGGCCCCATCCCATGGTTCATTGTGGCTGAACTCTTCAGCCAGGGTCCTCGCCCAGCTGCCATTGCTGTTGCTGGCTTCTCCAACTGGACCTCAAATTTCATTGTGGGCATGTGCTTCCAGTATGTAGAG CAACTGTGTGGTCCGTACGTCTTCATCATCTTCACCGTGCTCCTGGTTCTGTTCTTCATCTTCACCTACTTCAAAGTTCCTGAGACCAAAGGCCGGACCTTTGATGAGATTGCTTCCGGTTTCCGGCAGGGGGGAGCCAGTCAAAGTGACAAGACACCCGAGGAGCTCTTCCACCCCCTGGGGGCCGATTCCCAAGTGTGA
- the ZNF691 gene encoding LOW QUALITY PROTEIN: zinc finger protein 691 (The sequence of the model RefSeq protein was modified relative to this genomic sequence to represent the inferred CDS: deleted 1 base in 1 codon), translated as MGSEKEQDPEQHLPDEGEWGKPWRVDDSEGFRIPDGEKERGQESLSEVLQEIHPKKPWRKVTVPAGEPGGPRAHPRPETDEKPFICAQCGKTFNNTSNLRTHQRIHTGEKPYKCSECGKSFSRSSNRIRHERIHLEEKHYKCPKCQESFRRRSDLTTHQQDHLGKRPYRCDICGKSFSQSATLAVHHRTHLEPAPYICCECGKSFSNSSSFGVHHRTHTGERPYECAECGRTFSDISNFGAHQRTHRGEKPYWCTLCGKHFSRSSNLIRHQKTHLGEQAGKDSS; from the exons ATGGGCAGTGAGAAGGAGCAGGATCCAGAACAGCACCTGCCTGACGAAGGGGAATGGGGTAAGCCCTGGAGAGTGGATGACTCTGAGGGTTTTCGGATCCCAGATGGGGAGAAAGAGCGTGGGCAAGAGAGCCTGTCGGAG GTCCTGCAAGAGATCCATCCAAAAAAGCCCTGGCGGAAAGTCACTGTCCCCGCTGGAGAGCCTGGGGGCCCCAGGGCTCACCCGAGGCCCGAGACCGACGAGAAGCCCTTTATATGTGCCCAGTGTGGCAAGACCTTCAATAATACCTCCAACCTGAGAACACACCAGCGGATCCACACCGGCGAGAAACCTTACAAGTGTTCTGAATGTGGCAAGAGCTTCTCGAGAAGCTCCAACCGCATCCGGCACGAGCGGATCCACCTGGAAGAGAAGCACTACAAATGTCCCAAGTGTCAGGAGAGCTTTCGGCGACGCTCGGACCTCACCACCCACCAGCAAGACCACCTGGGCAAGCGGCCGTACCGCTGTGACATCTGTGGCAAGAGCTTCAGCCAGAGCGCCACGCTGGCGGTGCACCATCGGACCCACCTGGAGCCAGCGCCCTACATCTGCTGTGAGTGCGGGAAGAGCTTCAGCAACAGCTCCAGCTTCGGCGTGCACCACCGCACGCACACAGGCGAGAGGCCCTATGAGTGCGCCGAGTGTGGGCGGACCTTCAGCGACATCTCCAACTTTGGAGCGCACCAGAGGACCCACAGAGGGGAGAAGCCCTACTGGTGCACTCTGTGTGGGAAACATTTCTCCCGGAGCTCAAACCTCATCCGCCACCAGAAAACGCACCTGGGAGAGCAGGCCGGGAAAGACTCCAGCTGA